A single Clostridium sp. AN503 DNA region contains:
- a CDS encoding ATP-dependent 6-phosphofructokinase — MRIGMLTSGGDCQSLNATMRGVAKSLYKMYDDVEIIGFEDGYKGLMYADYQVMKPSDFSGILTKGGTILGTSRQPFKLMRVPDENGLDKVEAMKHTYKKLKLECLVVLGGNGSQKTANLLREEGLNVVSLPKTIDNDLWGTEVTFGFQSAINVATNAIDCIHTTATSHGRVFIVEVMGHKVGWLTLYAGIAGGADIILLPEIPYDLDIIVNALKERTKQGKRFSILAVAEGAISKEDAGLSKKELKEKKKNQVVYPSVAYELGAQITEKTGQEVRVTVPGHIQRGGQPCPYDRVLSTRLGAAAAKLIKEKKYGYMVAMQNNEITEVPLAEVAGRLKTVDPGCSMIQEAKLIGISFGDE; from the coding sequence ATGAGAATTGGGATGCTGACCAGCGGAGGCGACTGCCAGAGCTTAAACGCAACCATGCGCGGCGTGGCAAAGTCACTGTATAAAATGTATGATGATGTGGAGATCATCGGATTTGAGGACGGATATAAAGGACTTATGTATGCAGATTATCAAGTCATGAAACCCTCTGATTTTTCCGGTATTCTGACCAAGGGCGGCACGATCCTGGGAACCTCAAGGCAGCCATTCAAGCTGATGCGGGTACCGGATGAGAACGGTCTGGACAAAGTCGAAGCCATGAAACACACCTACAAAAAATTAAAACTGGAATGCCTTGTGGTCCTGGGCGGCAACGGAAGCCAGAAGACGGCGAACCTGCTGCGCGAGGAGGGGCTTAACGTGGTATCCCTCCCGAAAACCATCGACAATGACCTGTGGGGAACCGAAGTAACCTTTGGGTTTCAGAGCGCCATCAATGTGGCGACCAACGCCATTGACTGCATCCACACGACGGCGACCTCCCACGGGCGCGTATTTATCGTTGAGGTGATGGGGCACAAGGTTGGATGGCTGACCCTGTATGCAGGTATTGCGGGCGGAGCCGATATCATACTGCTCCCGGAGATCCCTTATGACCTGGATATTATCGTCAATGCTCTGAAGGAACGGACAAAACAGGGCAAGCGGTTTTCTATCCTGGCAGTGGCGGAAGGCGCTATTTCCAAGGAGGACGCGGGCTTGAGCAAGAAGGAACTGAAGGAAAAGAAGAAAAACCAGGTGGTGTATCCATCTGTAGCTTATGAGCTGGGCGCCCAGATCACCGAGAAGACCGGACAGGAAGTCCGTGTCACGGTTCCGGGCCATATCCAGCGCGGCGGCCAGCCCTGCCCCTATGACCGGGTTTTATCCACCCGTCTCGGCGCGGCAGCAGCCAAACTGATCAAAGAAAAGAAATACGGTTATATGGTCGCCATGCAGAATAACGAGATCACCGAGGTTCCCCTGGCAGAAGTGGCAGGGCGGTTAAAGACCGTGGACCCGGGATGTTCCATGATCCAGGAAGCGAAGCTGATCGGGATCAGTTTTGGTGACGAATAA
- the glnA gene encoding type I glutamate--ammonia ligase, whose product MLKSTKVRELCEEKGIRMIDFKMTDLNGRWRHITIPVERFNEDIFTYGIGFDGSNYGFAPIEKSDMVFIPDVETAVVDPFAEIPTLTMCGNVCVIKEENEPFDQYPRNVALSAVEYMKKTGIADQMLIGPEFEFHLFDHVSYTVTPQRAAYSIDTRQAEWNTGLDNGHNNGYEVPLKGGYHIAAPQDVGYDLRSRMCMLLEDWGVKVKYHHHEVGGPGQMEIEVELGDMVDMADKTMIVKYVIKNAAAAEGRTATFMPKPIYKEAGNGMHVHMLLMKDGQPVFYDKDGYSGLSRTAHYFIGGLLRHAPSLCAFTNPSTNSFKRLVPGYEAPVTIGYATSNRSAVIRIPAYAKSPETKRFELRSPDATANPYYAYAAILMAGLDGVKNQIDPSVCGWGPFDMNLYDLPEEEKKKIQSLPRTLAEALDAMEADHEYLTEGGVFPERLIQIWLDKKRAESREIEQIPHPAEFKKYYDL is encoded by the coding sequence ATGTTAAAAAGTACAAAAGTAAGGGAGTTGTGTGAAGAAAAAGGGATCCGGATGATCGATTTCAAGATGACGGACTTAAACGGAAGATGGCGTCATATCACGATCCCGGTGGAGCGTTTCAATGAGGACATTTTTACTTACGGAATCGGTTTTGACGGCTCCAACTACGGGTTTGCACCCATTGAAAAAAGCGATATGGTGTTCATCCCTGACGTGGAGACGGCAGTTGTGGACCCATTTGCGGAGATCCCGACCCTGACCATGTGTGGGAATGTGTGCGTGATCAAGGAGGAGAATGAGCCGTTTGACCAGTATCCCAGGAATGTTGCGCTCAGCGCGGTGGAGTACATGAAAAAGACAGGCATCGCGGACCAGATGCTGATCGGGCCGGAATTTGAGTTCCATCTGTTTGACCATGTGAGCTACACGGTGACTCCCCAGCGGGCGGCTTACAGTATTGATACCAGGCAGGCGGAGTGGAACACCGGTCTGGACAACGGTCATAATAATGGCTATGAAGTGCCGTTAAAAGGCGGATATCACATTGCTGCGCCGCAGGATGTGGGTTATGACCTGCGCAGCCGGATGTGCATGCTTTTAGAGGACTGGGGTGTGAAGGTCAAATACCATCACCATGAGGTGGGAGGCCCGGGACAGATGGAGATCGAGGTCGAGCTGGGCGACATGGTGGACATGGCGGACAAGACCATGATCGTCAAATATGTGATCAAGAATGCCGCCGCCGCGGAAGGCAGGACCGCTACCTTTATGCCCAAGCCCATTTATAAAGAGGCGGGCAACGGGATGCATGTCCATATGCTGCTTATGAAGGATGGGCAGCCGGTATTCTATGATAAAGACGGTTATTCGGGCTTAAGCAGGACAGCACATTACTTCATAGGCGGGCTTTTAAGGCACGCCCCGTCCCTGTGCGCATTCACCAATCCGTCCACCAACTCCTTCAAGCGGCTGGTGCCGGGGTATGAGGCTCCGGTCACCATCGGATATGCCACATCCAACCGGAGCGCGGTGATCCGCATCCCGGCCTATGCCAAGTCCCCGGAGACCAAGCGGTTTGAGCTGAGGAGCCCGGATGCAACGGCCAACCCCTACTATGCCTATGCCGCGATCCTGATGGCAGGGCTGGATGGTGTAAAGAATCAGATCGATCCCTCTGTCTGCGGCTGGGGGCCGTTTGACATGAACCTGTACGATCTGCCGGAGGAGGAGAAAAAGAAGATACAGTCCCTGCCCCGGACACTTGCGGAGGCGCTGGACGCCATGGAAGCCGATCATGAGTACCTGACAGAAGGCGGAGTGTTCCCGGAGCGGCTGATCCAGATCTGGCTGGATAAGAAGCGTGCAGAGAGCCGGGAGATCGAGCAGATCCCGCACCCGGCGGAGTTTAAGAAATATTATGACCTGTAA
- a CDS encoding YbaB/EbfC family nucleoid-associated protein, whose product MAKRGGFPGGMPGNMNNIMKQAQKMQRQMEETTRELEEKEYSASAGGGAVSVTVSGKKEVLSVKLSEEVVDPDDIEMLQDLIVAATNEALRKMEEESQAAMSKLTGGLGGMGGGFPF is encoded by the coding sequence ATGGCAAAGCGTGGTGGATTCCCGGGAGGAATGCCGGGCAATATGAACAATATTATGAAGCAGGCACAGAAAATGCAGAGACAGATGGAGGAGACGACAAGGGAGCTTGAGGAAAAGGAATATTCCGCATCCGCAGGCGGCGGAGCTGTGAGCGTCACTGTTTCCGGCAAGAAAGAAGTGCTTTCGGTGAAGCTTTCCGAGGAGGTTGTAGATCCGGATGACATCGAGATGCTGCAGGATCTGATCGTGGCGGCTACCAACGAGGCGCTTCGGAAGATGGAAGAAGAATCACAGGCGGCCATGTCAAAGCTGACCGGCGGTCTTGGCGGCATGGGCGGAGGATTCCCATTCTAA
- the tadA gene encoding tRNA adenosine(34) deaminase TadA has protein sequence MPIGCVIVYQGTIIGRGYNRRMADKTALAHAEIIAIRKACKKMGDWRLEDCTMYVTLEPCPMCAGAIVQARIPRVVIGCMNAKAGCAGSVLDMLHEDGFNHQAETRIGVMQEECSQMLSEFFRQLREKQKAKQT, from the coding sequence GTGCCCATCGGCTGCGTCATAGTATATCAGGGGACGATCATTGGACGCGGTTATAACCGCCGTATGGCGGACAAGACCGCGCTGGCCCACGCGGAGATCATAGCGATCCGCAAAGCCTGTAAAAAGATGGGAGACTGGCGGCTGGAGGACTGTACCATGTATGTGACGCTGGAGCCGTGTCCCATGTGTGCAGGGGCAATCGTACAGGCGCGGATCCCCCGTGTGGTGATCGGCTGTATGAACGCCAAGGCAGGGTGCGCCGGGTCTGTCCTGGACATGCTGCACGAGGATGGGTTCAACCATCAGGCAGAGACCAGGATCGGCGTGATGCAGGAGGAGTGTTCGCAGATGCTGTCCGAATTCTTCCGCCAGCTCCGGGAGAAACAAAAAGCTAAGCAAACTTGA
- the dnaX gene encoding DNA polymerase III subunit gamma/tau, which translates to MSYTALYRKWRPSGFDDVKGQDHIVQTLKNQITSGRIGHAYLFCGTRGTGKTSIAKIFAKSVNCEHPVDGSPCNECGACRNISSGSSMNVVEIDAASNNGVENIREIREQVQYPPTEGRYRVYIIDEVHMLSTGAFNALLKTLEEPPSYVIFILATTEVHKIPITVLSRCQRYDFKRITIDTITARLKELADAEQIQVEDKALRYIAKAADGSMRDALSLLDQCVAFHYGKLLTYDNVLEVLGAVDSGVFSELLRAVIGKQTTECMKKLEEMVIQGRELGQFVTDFIWYLRNLLVLKTADDAENMLEISEDNLKQLREEAGMIDGETLMRYIRIFSELSGQLRYASQKRVLIELALIKLTKPQMEPNLDSILQRLSELEERLDEGMPMSQDAMQEMLRQMGGGMGGAASGGFIAGGQGLSGDPGMAPVSSGGACGAAGIPGPADTAAAQPQKVTIPKAQLEDLNLIRQDWGKIIRDLGGPIRPSFRDTVLEPSGDSCLCIVFSGQQNYDIGSRPTVLGQLEKYVEEQYGKEMYFKARLKNAGERLNTIYVSDEELKQAIHMDITVED; encoded by the coding sequence ATGTCATATACCGCGCTGTACCGCAAATGGCGTCCGTCCGGATTTGACGATGTAAAAGGACAGGACCATATTGTACAGACTCTTAAAAACCAAATAACGAGCGGGCGTATCGGCCATGCATATCTGTTCTGCGGCACGAGGGGGACCGGTAAAACCTCCATCGCAAAGATATTTGCCAAATCTGTTAACTGCGAACATCCTGTGGATGGAAGCCCGTGCAACGAGTGCGGCGCCTGCAGGAATATTTCGTCGGGCAGTTCCATGAATGTGGTGGAGATCGATGCGGCTTCCAACAACGGTGTGGAAAATATCCGCGAGATCCGTGAACAGGTCCAGTACCCGCCCACGGAAGGAAGGTACCGTGTCTATATCATCGACGAGGTGCATATGCTTTCCACGGGTGCGTTCAACGCGCTTTTAAAGACCCTGGAAGAGCCGCCGTCCTATGTGATCTTTATCCTGGCGACCACGGAGGTTCACAAGATCCCGATCACCGTATTGTCCCGCTGCCAGAGATATGATTTCAAACGGATCACCATCGATACGATCACCGCGCGCCTGAAGGAACTGGCAGATGCGGAGCAGATCCAGGTGGAGGATAAGGCGCTCCGCTATATTGCCAAAGCGGCGGACGGCTCTATGCGTGATGCTTTGAGCCTGCTGGACCAGTGTGTGGCGTTCCATTACGGCAAACTCCTGACCTATGACAATGTGCTTGAGGTGCTGGGCGCGGTGGATTCCGGCGTATTCAGCGAACTTTTGCGCGCAGTCATCGGCAAGCAGACCACCGAATGCATGAAAAAGCTGGAGGAGATGGTCATACAGGGCCGGGAGCTGGGGCAGTTTGTGACGGATTTTATCTGGTACCTGCGGAATCTCCTGGTACTCAAGACAGCCGATGATGCGGAAAATATGCTGGAGATATCCGAGGACAACTTAAAACAGCTCAGGGAAGAAGCCGGGATGATAGACGGGGAGACCCTGATGCGCTATATCCGCATTTTTTCCGAGTTGTCCGGCCAGCTCCGTTATGCCAGCCAGAAGCGGGTTTTGATCGAACTGGCTCTGATTAAGCTGACAAAACCACAGATGGAGCCGAACCTGGATTCCATACTGCAGCGGTTAAGTGAGCTGGAGGAGCGTCTGGACGAGGGGATGCCCATGAGCCAGGATGCCATGCAGGAGATGCTGCGGCAGATGGGCGGAGGCATGGGCGGCGCAGCGTCAGGCGGATTTATAGCTGGCGGGCAGGGCTTAAGCGGGGACCCGGGTATGGCGCCTGTAAGCTCCGGCGGAGCCTGCGGCGCGGCAGGGATACCTGGACCGGCGGATACAGCCGCCGCGCAGCCGCAGAAGGTTACCATTCCCAAAGCACAGCTGGAGGATCTAAACCTGATCCGCCAGGACTGGGGCAAGATCATAAGAGATTTGGGCGGCCCGATCCGGCCCAGCTTCCGGGATACCGTCCTGGAGCCGAGCGGGGACAGTTGTCTGTGCATCGTATTTTCAGGTCAGCAGAATTATGATATAGGCAGCAGGCCCACGGTCCTTGGCCAGCTGGAAAAATACGTAGAAGAGCAGTACGGAAAAGAGATGTATTTCAAGGCGCGCTTAAAAAATGCGGGCGAGCGGCTGAATACGATCTATGTAAGTGATGAGGAACTAAAACAGGCAATACACATGGATATTACCGTGGAAGATTAG